Proteins encoded within one genomic window of Bradyrhizobium sp. CB1717:
- a CDS encoding sulfite exporter TauE/SafE family protein has product METSTYALLLFGALAGGFVSGLAGFGTALMALGIWLYVLPPSLAVPLVLICSVIAQTSTLPSMWKSFDLSLVWPFLIGGLIGVPLGTMMVASADPKVFKLSVGVLLLIFSTALYLNKRPLAFKFGGRIADGAIGFAGGILGGLAGLSGPLPILWANIRGWNKHERRGIFQLFNFTVLATALVLQTASGLVALKVVWLAAVAFPGTLIGAWAGARVYHALNDKHFGDVVLGLLFLSGLTLVWNSVGAH; this is encoded by the coding sequence GTGGAAACGTCCACTTACGCGCTGCTGCTGTTCGGCGCGCTGGCCGGCGGCTTCGTCTCGGGCCTTGCCGGATTCGGCACCGCGCTGATGGCGCTCGGGATCTGGCTCTACGTCCTGCCGCCCTCGCTCGCGGTGCCGCTGGTGCTGATCTGCTCGGTGATCGCGCAGACCTCGACGCTGCCGTCGATGTGGAAGAGTTTTGATCTTTCGCTGGTGTGGCCGTTCCTGATCGGCGGACTGATCGGCGTGCCGCTAGGAACCATGATGGTCGCTTCCGCAGATCCGAAAGTGTTCAAGCTGAGCGTCGGCGTGTTGCTGCTGATCTTTTCGACGGCGCTCTATCTCAACAAGCGGCCGCTCGCCTTCAAGTTCGGCGGCCGCATCGCCGACGGCGCGATCGGTTTTGCCGGCGGCATTCTGGGCGGGCTTGCCGGACTGTCCGGGCCGCTGCCGATCCTGTGGGCGAACATCCGCGGCTGGAACAAGCACGAGCGGCGCGGCATCTTCCAGCTCTTCAATTTCACGGTGCTCGCCACCGCGCTGGTGTTGCAGACGGCGTCCGGCCTCGTCGCCCTCAAGGTGGTCTGGCTCGCAGCTGTCGCCTTTCCGGGCACGCTGATCGGAGCCTGGGCCGGCGCGCGCGTCTACCACGCGCTGAACGACAAGCATTTTGGCGATGTCGTGCTAGGCCTGCTGTTTCTGTCGGGCCTCACCCTCGTCTGGAACAGCGTTGGCGCGCACTGA
- a CDS encoding DUF983 domain-containing protein: MATGSISLAKAMWRGFLGRCPNCGEGHMFGRFLKVAEACDHCGEELFHQRADDFPAYLVMVVVGHLVVPAILAIETAYAPPVWLQLAVWLPVTLFASLALLQPTKGAIVGLQWQLGMHGFEASKLRREAGALVLAKVNTRAA, from the coding sequence ATGGCGACCGGTTCAATCTCTCTGGCGAAGGCGATGTGGCGCGGCTTCTTGGGCAGGTGCCCGAACTGTGGCGAAGGACATATGTTCGGACGCTTCCTGAAAGTCGCCGAGGCTTGCGATCATTGCGGCGAAGAGCTGTTCCATCAGCGCGCGGATGATTTTCCCGCCTATCTGGTGATGGTCGTGGTCGGCCACCTCGTCGTGCCTGCGATCCTCGCAATCGAGACCGCCTACGCGCCGCCGGTCTGGCTGCAATTGGCGGTGTGGCTGCCGGTGACGCTGTTCGCCTCGCTCGCGCTGCTGCAACCGACCAAGGGCGCCATCGTCGGCCTGCAATGGCAGCTCGGCATGCATGGCTTCGAGGCGAGCAAGCTGCGGCGCGAGGCCGGTGCGCTCGTCCTCGCAAAAGTGAATACGCGCGCGGCCTGA
- a CDS encoding ABC transporter ATP-binding protein: protein MTALSKKPAAIRVVLPFVFKHWLKQPGRTLIVAGGLLGATVADLFMPVFSGQLVDALTRGSSDPDARHAALAAFGAIVALGAASVVLRLIGLQAIVPFTLKTMTEVAQDAFMRVQRFSTDWHANAFAGSTVRKITRGMWALDLLNDTILMALAPSLLVLIGSVVLIGLHWASLGAVIAVGALFYVAITVLFSTRYIAPAARISNAWDTKVGGTLADALTCNAVVKSFGAEAREDARLARVVNRWRVRVRRTWFRYNYTAMAQLALLLALRASVIGGSVLLWISGHASPGDVTYVLTSYYVIHAYLRDVGMHINNLQRAVNDMDELVAIHDEPIGIVDAAGARPIAIEGGEIVFDDVTFHYGGHRAPLYDGLSLTIRAGERVGLVGRSGSGKTTFVKLVQRLYDVTDGRVLIDGQDIALATQQSLRSQIAIVQQEPILFHRSLAENIAYGRPGASLEAIEQAARLANAHDFILRLPKGYGTLVGERGVKLSGGERQRVALARAFLADAPVLILDEATSSLDSESEALIQQAMERLMKGRTSIVIAHRLSTVRSLDRILVFDRGEIVEQGTHALLAGKPGGIYRGLFERQVVELGQIAAAE, encoded by the coding sequence ATGACCGCTTTGTCAAAAAAGCCCGCGGCGATACGCGTGGTGCTGCCCTTCGTGTTCAAGCACTGGCTGAAGCAGCCGGGGCGTACGCTGATCGTCGCCGGCGGCCTCTTGGGCGCGACCGTCGCCGACCTGTTCATGCCGGTTTTCTCCGGACAATTGGTTGATGCGTTGACGCGCGGCTCGTCCGACCCCGATGCGCGCCACGCCGCGCTGGCCGCATTCGGCGCCATCGTGGCGCTCGGTGCAGCCTCCGTGGTGCTCAGGCTGATCGGTCTCCAGGCGATCGTGCCGTTCACGCTGAAGACCATGACGGAGGTGGCGCAGGACGCGTTCATGCGCGTGCAGCGTTTCTCGACCGACTGGCACGCCAACGCCTTCGCCGGCTCCACCGTGCGCAAGATCACGCGCGGCATGTGGGCGCTCGACCTGCTCAACGACACCATCCTGATGGCGTTGGCGCCCTCGTTGCTGGTGCTGATCGGCTCTGTGGTCCTAATCGGCCTGCACTGGGCGTCGCTCGGCGCGGTGATCGCGGTGGGAGCGCTGTTTTACGTCGCCATCACCGTGCTGTTCTCGACCCGGTACATCGCGCCGGCCGCGCGCATCTCCAATGCCTGGGACACCAAGGTCGGCGGCACGCTGGCTGACGCGCTGACCTGCAACGCGGTGGTGAAATCCTTCGGCGCGGAGGCGCGGGAGGACGCGCGGCTCGCCCGTGTCGTCAACCGCTGGCGCGTGCGGGTGCGGCGGACCTGGTTCCGCTACAACTACACGGCCATGGCGCAGCTCGCGCTGCTGCTGGCGTTGCGCGCCTCGGTGATCGGCGGCTCGGTGCTGCTGTGGATCTCGGGGCATGCCTCGCCCGGCGACGTCACCTATGTGCTGACGAGTTACTACGTCATCCACGCCTATTTGCGCGACGTGGGTATGCACATCAACAACCTGCAGCGCGCGGTGAACGACATGGACGAGCTGGTGGCGATCCATGACGAGCCGATCGGGATTGTCGATGCCGCGGGCGCCCGGCCGATCGCGATCGAGGGCGGCGAGATCGTGTTCGACGACGTCACGTTCCATTATGGCGGCCATCGCGCGCCGCTGTATGACGGCCTGTCGCTCACGATCCGTGCCGGCGAACGCGTCGGCCTGGTCGGCCGCTCCGGCTCCGGCAAGACCACCTTCGTCAAGCTGGTGCAGCGGCTCTACGACGTCACCGATGGTCGCGTGCTGATCGACGGGCAGGACATCGCGCTGGCGACGCAGCAATCGCTGCGCAGCCAGATCGCGATCGTGCAGCAGGAGCCGATCCTGTTTCACCGCTCGCTCGCCGAGAACATCGCCTATGGCCGGCCCGGCGCCAGCCTCGAGGCGATCGAGCAGGCGGCGCGGCTCGCCAATGCGCACGACTTCATCCTGCGCCTGCCCAAGGGCTACGGCACGCTGGTCGGCGAGCGCGGCGTAAAGCTGTCGGGCGGCGAGCGGCAGCGCGTGGCGCTCGCGCGCGCGTTCCTGGCGGACGCGCCGGTGCTGATCCTGGACGAGGCGACGTCGAGCCTCGATTCGGAATCGGAGGCGCTGATCCAGCAGGCGATGGAGCGGCTGATGAAAGGCCGCACCTCGATCGTGATCGCGCACCGGCTGTCGACGGTGCGGAGCCTCGATCGGATCCTGGTGTTCGACCGCGGCGAGATCGTCGAGCAGGGCACGCATGCCCTGCTCGCGGGCAAGCCGGGGGGAATCTATCGCGGCCTGTTCGAGCGCCAGGTGGTGGAGCTCGGGCAGATCGCAGCAGCGGAATGA
- a CDS encoding MATE family efflux transporter, whose translation MKDLTRGSIVGHILSMAPPIVVGMITIMICQLVDLYFVSSLGEAAIAGVAAAGNAGFLVNALMQVLGVGTVALMAHAVGRKDRDDANLVFNQSAVLSVLFGLLTLVAGFVLSRPYMRAVAADEATVKAGTVYLLWFMPALALQFATQVMASALRATGIVRPSMLVQALAVGINIALAPILISGWGTGHPLGVAGAGLASSIAVFIGVLMLLAYFLKLERYVAFHPAQWRPQLRQWKRILNVGLPAGGEFVMVFIIMAVGYYVLSVFGPAAQAGFGIGTRLLGLIQMPALAVALAAGPIAGQNFGAGNGARVRETFVKAALVATAVMTVLLMLAQLAPGLLLAGFSNDRETMAVASLFLRIVSFNMVAQGLIFTTSSMFQGLGNTKPVLVTSAMRVLSYSLPSIWLSTWPGFRMEHVWYLSIATTTLQAGLSVWLLHREFGKRLAPLRHPEVPAQMEAEPEAPPARAPA comes from the coding sequence ATGAAAGACCTGACGCGCGGCTCCATCGTGGGCCACATCCTGAGCATGGCACCGCCGATCGTGGTCGGCATGATCACGATCATGATCTGCCAGCTCGTCGACCTCTACTTCGTCTCGAGCCTGGGCGAGGCTGCGATCGCCGGCGTCGCCGCGGCCGGCAACGCCGGCTTCCTCGTCAATGCCCTGATGCAGGTGCTCGGCGTCGGTACAGTTGCCTTGATGGCGCATGCCGTGGGCCGCAAGGACCGTGACGATGCCAATCTGGTGTTCAACCAGTCGGCCGTCCTGTCGGTGCTGTTCGGGCTGCTGACACTGGTTGCGGGTTTCGTGCTGTCGCGTCCCTATATGCGCGCGGTTGCGGCCGACGAGGCAACAGTCAAAGCCGGCACCGTCTATCTGCTCTGGTTCATGCCGGCACTGGCGCTGCAATTCGCGACGCAAGTGATGGCGTCCGCGTTGCGGGCGACCGGCATCGTGCGGCCGAGCATGCTGGTGCAGGCGCTGGCGGTGGGCATCAACATTGCGCTCGCGCCGATCCTGATCTCGGGCTGGGGCACGGGGCATCCGCTCGGTGTCGCCGGGGCCGGCCTAGCAAGCTCGATTGCCGTCTTCATCGGGGTGCTGATGCTGCTCGCGTATTTCCTGAAGCTGGAGCGTTACGTCGCCTTTCATCCCGCGCAATGGCGGCCTCAGCTTCGGCAGTGGAAGAGAATCCTCAATGTCGGCCTGCCCGCTGGCGGTGAGTTCGTTATGGTCTTCATCATCATGGCCGTGGGCTATTATGTGCTGAGCGTTTTCGGCCCGGCGGCGCAGGCCGGATTTGGTATCGGCACGCGTCTCCTCGGCCTAATCCAGATGCCTGCGCTCGCCGTCGCGCTGGCTGCGGGACCCATCGCCGGTCAGAATTTCGGCGCAGGCAATGGTGCGCGCGTGCGGGAGACCTTTGTCAAGGCGGCGCTTGTCGCGACCGCGGTGATGACTGTCCTCCTGATGCTCGCGCAGCTCGCGCCAGGTCTGTTGCTTGCCGGCTTCTCGAATGATCGAGAGACGATGGCAGTTGCGTCGCTCTTTCTGCGCATCGTCTCGTTCAACATGGTGGCGCAGGGGCTGATCTTCACCACGTCCAGCATGTTCCAGGGGCTCGGCAACACCAAGCCCGTGCTGGTGACTTCGGCAATGCGGGTCCTCAGCTATTCCCTGCCGTCGATCTGGCTCTCGACGTGGCCGGGCTTTCGGATGGAGCATGTCTGGTATTTGTCGATCGCGACAACGACGCTTCAGGCCGGGCTGAGCGTGTGGTTGCTGCACCGCGAGTTCGGCAAGCGCCTGGCGCCACTGCGGCACCCCGAGGTTCCGGCGCAGATGGAGGCTGAGCCTGAAGCGCCTCCCGCGCGCGCACCGGCGTAG
- a CDS encoding YciI family protein: MQYLLMIYQNEVEYAKVDTGTTQKMSAEYEAFTQSIIRNGNFKAGDRLRPTTTATTVRVRDGKTLTTDGPFAETREQLGGYYLIEAKDLDAAIEIAARIPSARVGSIEVRPIWVYDK, translated from the coding sequence ATGCAGTATCTGCTGATGATCTACCAGAACGAGGTCGAGTACGCGAAGGTTGACACGGGAACCACCCAGAAGATGTCGGCGGAGTATGAGGCCTTTACGCAATCCATCATCCGGAACGGCAATTTCAAGGCCGGCGACCGGCTTCGGCCGACAACCACCGCCACGACCGTCCGCGTGCGCGACGGCAAGACATTGACGACCGACGGACCGTTCGCGGAGACGCGCGAGCAACTCGGCGGCTATTACCTGATCGAGGCGAAGGATCTCGATGCGGCGATCGAGATCGCGGCGCGGATTCCCAGCGCGCGCGTCGGATCGATCGAGGTGCGGCCGATCTGGGTGTACGACAAGTGA
- a CDS encoding PLP-dependent aminotransferase family protein produces MDWTPTISELSGPRYRRIVEAMEADIAAGRLVRGQQLPTQRALAKALGIDLTTVTRAYTEARRRGITEARVGQGSFVSETSARRAVDLPHPVAIDLSMNVPPHPLEAQLDERIIAGMEALRAQSGLTAFLNYQPPGGSAHEREVAARWMRARVPHAHADRLVIYPGAQTILFNLLAHLTRPGDIVLTEALTFPGIKAAAARLGVKLVGVAMDDGGILPEALEKACRTHRPKAVYLIPTLHNPTTATLPPERRSAIAKIIRDADTTLIEDDAYGLLDRSASPIANLIPERTYLATTLSKCIAPALRVAYLVTPDNAAQQEMRASLQATVQMPAPLMVALVTHWIESGIADRIISAIRNEAVGRQQLAQRALKGFEFLAKPAAHHLWLRLPESRPDVAAYLLRNGLAIVAGDAFTVDGTGPRAARVSLGAARNRAELTEALRILVGALHKPADTRQIV; encoded by the coding sequence ATGGACTGGACCCCTACAATCTCGGAGCTGAGCGGGCCGCGGTATCGGCGCATCGTCGAGGCCATGGAGGCCGACATCGCCGCCGGCCGGCTCGTGCGCGGCCAGCAGCTGCCGACACAGCGCGCGCTGGCAAAGGCGCTCGGGATCGACCTCACCACCGTGACGCGCGCCTATACCGAGGCGCGGCGCCGCGGCATCACGGAGGCCCGGGTCGGACAGGGATCGTTCGTGTCGGAGACCAGCGCGCGCCGCGCGGTCGACCTGCCGCATCCGGTCGCGATCGACCTCTCGATGAACGTGCCGCCGCATCCGCTCGAGGCACAGCTCGACGAGCGGATCATCGCCGGGATGGAAGCCCTCCGCGCGCAATCGGGCCTGACCGCGTTCCTGAACTACCAGCCGCCCGGCGGCAGCGCGCATGAGCGCGAGGTCGCGGCGCGCTGGATGCGCGCACGCGTCCCGCACGCGCATGCTGACAGGCTCGTGATCTATCCCGGCGCGCAGACGATCCTGTTCAACCTGCTCGCCCATCTCACGCGGCCTGGCGACATCGTGCTGACCGAAGCGCTCACCTTCCCCGGCATCAAGGCCGCCGCCGCGCGGCTCGGCGTCAAGCTCGTCGGCGTCGCCATGGATGACGGCGGCATCCTGCCCGAAGCGCTGGAAAAAGCCTGCCGCACGCACAGGCCGAAGGCCGTCTATCTCATTCCGACGCTGCACAATCCGACCACCGCGACGCTTCCTCCTGAGCGCCGCAGCGCCATCGCCAAGATCATCCGCGATGCCGATACGACCCTGATCGAGGACGACGCCTACGGGCTGCTCGATCGCTCGGCATCGCCGATCGCGAACCTCATTCCGGAGCGGACGTATCTTGCAACCACGCTGTCAAAATGCATCGCGCCGGCGCTGCGCGTCGCCTATCTGGTGACGCCCGACAACGCTGCGCAGCAAGAGATGCGCGCCTCCTTGCAAGCGACGGTGCAGATGCCAGCACCGTTGATGGTCGCTCTGGTGACGCACTGGATCGAGAGCGGCATTGCCGATCGCATCATCTCCGCCATTCGCAACGAGGCGGTCGGCCGCCAGCAACTCGCGCAGCGGGCTCTGAAGGGATTTGAGTTCCTGGCCAAACCCGCCGCCCACCATCTGTGGCTACGATTGCCGGAGAGCCGGCCCGATGTCGCGGCGTATCTGCTGCGCAATGGCCTCGCGATCGTCGCCGGCGATGCCTTCACCGTGGACGGAACAGGGCCGCGCGCGGCGCGCGTCTCGCTCGGCGCGGCGCGCAACAGGGCGGAGTTGACCGAAGCGCTGCGCATCCTGGTCGGCGCGCTGCACAAGCCCGCCGACACCAGGCAGATCGTCTAG